The Elaeis guineensis isolate ETL-2024a chromosome 13, EG11, whole genome shotgun sequence genome includes a region encoding these proteins:
- the LOC105037705 gene encoding uncharacterized protein has protein sequence MDRRAILCIALLCIAASNAAAQAPAAAPTTTPVSAAAPAAAPTKPTTPAPTTTPVSATAPAAAPTTPTTPAPAAAPTTPAPTKAPAKAPSKAPTKAPSKAPTKAPAKAPAKAPAKAPAKAPAAAPPTSTSPTAAPVSSPPAPVPVKSPPTPPPTLSPPVPAPATIPAAPVPAVAPPKPSEVPAPAPSKKKSKSKKKKKGAAPAPAPVASSHLAPLASSPGSSEVASPGPSVAADETSGAGILRQMLGGLITGWALLLGIAMLA, from the exons ATGGATCGCCGAGCCATTCTGTGCATCGCTCTCCTGTGCATTGCCGCCTCCAACGCTGCAGCCCAAGCCCCCGCCGCCGCCCCGACCACCACACCCGTCTCCGCCGCAGCCCCAGCAGCCGCCCCCACCAAGCCCACCACCCCCGCCCCAACCACCACCCCCGTCTCCGCCACAGCCCCGGCAGCCGCCCCCACCACGCCCACCACCCCAGCCCCCGCCGCCGCCCCCACCACCCCTGCCCCCACCAAGGCCCCGGCTAAAGCCCCGTCTAAAGCCCCGACCAAGGCCCCGTCTAAAGCCCCGACCAAGGCCCCGGCTAAAGCTCCTGCCAAGGCCCCGGCTAAAGCTCCAGCTAAGGCCCCCGCCGCGGCTCCCCCGACCAGTACCTCGCCGACAGCCGCTCCAGTCTCTTCCCCCCCGGCGCCAGTCCCGGTGAAGTCCCCGCCCACCCCTCCCCCGACGCTGTCGCCCCCTGTGCCGGCCCCAGCCACCATCCCGGCCGCCCCCGTCCCCGCCGTCGCCCCGCCTAAGCCATCGGAGGTCCCCGCCCCGGCGCCGAGCAAGAAGAAGTCCaagtcgaagaagaagaagaagggcgcCGCCCCAGCCCCGGCTCCGGTGGCCTCCAGCCATCTAGCGCCGCTGGCATCCTCGCCGGGCAGCAGCGAGGTAGCTTCCCCCGGGCCCAGCGTCGCCGCCGACGAAACG AGTGGAGCTGGGATATTGAGGCAGATGCTGGGAGGTCTCATCACGGGATGGGCTCTACTGCTGGGCATTGCCATGCTTGCCTAG